One Gloeobacter morelensis MG652769 DNA window includes the following coding sequences:
- the rpoD gene encoding RNA polymerase sigma factor RpoD, which produces MTQANNVLDALQQPAMELEALALMAEEDDPYAAQAAEAADAAAARPARRRSRAQRAHYTEDSIRVYLQEIGRIRLLRADEEIELARQIADLLTLERLRARMGAAGTDMPSDVADLLGDDDLLTENLLTLGDQVTESEQELRRWAEAAGIAYEQFRDRIAHGRRAKDKMVQSNLRLVVSIAKKYMNRGLSFQDLIQEGSLGLIRAAEKFDHEKGYKFSTYATWWIRQAITRAIADQSRTIRLPVHLYETISRIKKTTKLLSQELGRKPTEEEIATRMEMTIEKLRFIAKSAQLPISLETPIGKEEDSRLGDFIEADGETPEDKVAKNLLREDLEAVLNTLSPRERDVLRLRYGLDDGRMKTLEEIGQLFNVTRERIRQIEAKALRKLRHPNRNSVLKEYIR; this is translated from the coding sequence ATGACGCAGGCCAATAACGTTCTGGACGCTCTCCAGCAGCCGGCGATGGAACTGGAGGCTCTGGCTTTGATGGCCGAGGAGGACGACCCTTACGCAGCCCAGGCGGCCGAAGCCGCCGATGCGGCTGCCGCTCGCCCGGCCCGCCGCCGCAGCCGCGCCCAGCGTGCGCACTACACCGAAGATTCCATCCGCGTCTACTTGCAGGAAATTGGCCGCATTCGCCTGTTGCGCGCCGACGAAGAAATCGAGTTGGCCCGCCAGATCGCCGATTTGCTGACCCTGGAGCGCCTGCGCGCCCGCATGGGGGCGGCCGGGACGGACATGCCCAGCGATGTGGCCGATTTGCTGGGCGACGACGATCTGCTGACCGAAAATCTGCTGACTTTGGGCGATCAAGTCACCGAAAGTGAGCAAGAACTCAGGCGTTGGGCAGAAGCGGCAGGCATTGCCTACGAACAATTTCGCGACCGCATCGCCCACGGCCGGCGGGCCAAAGACAAGATGGTTCAGTCCAATTTGCGTCTGGTGGTTTCAATCGCCAAGAAGTACATGAACCGCGGTCTGTCCTTTCAAGACCTTATCCAGGAAGGTTCGCTGGGACTCATCCGTGCCGCCGAAAAATTTGATCACGAAAAGGGTTACAAATTTTCTACCTACGCCACCTGGTGGATCCGCCAGGCGATCACCCGCGCCATCGCCGACCAATCGCGCACCATCCGCCTACCGGTGCACCTCTACGAGACCATCTCCCGCATCAAGAAGACCACCAAGCTGCTCTCGCAGGAGCTGGGCCGCAAGCCCACCGAAGAGGAGATCGCCACCCGCATGGAGATGACGATCGAGAAATTGCGCTTTATCGCCAAGTCCGCCCAGTTGCCCATCTCCCTGGAGACCCCGATCGGCAAAGAAGAAGACTCCCGGCTGGGCGATTTTATCGAAGCGGACGGCGAGACCCCCGAGGACAAAGTTGCCAAGAACCTGCTGCGCGAAGACCTCGAGGCGGTGCTCAACACCCTCTCGCCGCGCGAGCGCGACGTGCTCAGGTTGCGCTACGGCCTCGACGACGGCCGCATGAAGACCCTCGAAGAAATCGGCCAGCTATTCAATGTCACCCGCGAGCGCATCCGCCAGATCGAGGCGAAGGCGCTGCGCAAGCTGCGCCATCCCAACCGCAACAGCGTGCTCAAGGAGTACATCCGCTAG
- a CDS encoding O-antigen ligase family protein, whose translation MGARAFKPGWTSVAAALSRLDLGLLAMGYAVLLTLRNSYSEITRWPWCLLPQGLLLLGALQATVHCRRLGQPFDALVGLTVAALVVSAALSPDPERSWWYATMAGGYFALLYGFSGRWPRGVSLLGSVALAQVLVSVAGLYQYALLVVIPEWQAGPPFHFFNNVYPLGHHNFGSGLLSLTLPVTLALALARPGKGRWLWGLSGLLGLALLFSTQSRGGWLGALAGCVLVCGLLIRLDRRAWLALGAAAGVIFAVGALSLTFASTKSQLFLQGRDISAAQRWVFWQTGVRLWLDHPLFGVGQGVTGFLFPGYRSEIDPWMARTAQQLHSTPVHLLAETGLAGLAAYLGWLGGCALALGRLVSRERTAAVALAGALAGYAVSSLTDFQLENPAIALTLVLLAAELVRLSHPEPPPAVPGLRPLAVLLLAAVLSGWVRIDQGWQKADQAFALRRRGDIPAFIEAMRQAESLDPRQPYYPLQTAQALLFAARGLEEADPRRGQWIAVANRAAERAVRLLPTDPFTLTASGWLHYYRGELSQAAGRFREALRYDPTTTATLRLGLGLTLAAQGETEAALPHLKAELLLFPDQWTDDRWHTGALSALAPRLAREALAVYDRLLARYPAEHDALYLRSTLWLWLGRPDQALQSLNAMPATQTVQPDMPVALRLPWRVTAGRAAGLRVLALRQAGRREQAEEAIEALADSEPRTARCLSDTFARPPAQAKERYYVANGQDYFLLRRTGGPVLEFYEPLHLKSWAAMDCVTYGGDGRNWRLPTADWLPVQ comes from the coding sequence ATGGGCGCTCGTGCATTCAAACCCGGTTGGACAAGCGTCGCAGCGGCGCTGTCCAGGCTGGATCTTGGATTGCTGGCGATGGGCTACGCGGTGTTGCTTACTCTGCGCAATTCCTATTCTGAGATCACCCGCTGGCCCTGGTGCTTGTTGCCCCAGGGCCTGCTGCTGTTGGGGGCGCTCCAGGCGACTGTTCACTGCCGGAGGCTGGGGCAGCCGTTTGACGCGCTGGTGGGTTTGACGGTGGCGGCACTGGTGGTCAGTGCCGCGCTTTCCCCGGATCCCGAGCGCAGCTGGTGGTACGCGACGATGGCGGGCGGCTACTTTGCGCTGCTTTACGGTTTTTCGGGCCGCTGGCCGCGGGGAGTCTCGCTGCTGGGCAGCGTTGCCCTCGCCCAGGTGCTGGTCAGTGTCGCGGGTCTTTACCAGTACGCGCTGCTGGTAGTGATTCCCGAGTGGCAGGCTGGACCGCCTTTTCACTTTTTTAACAACGTCTACCCGCTGGGCCATCACAATTTTGGCAGCGGTTTGTTGTCGCTGACGCTGCCGGTGACGCTGGCGCTCGCCCTGGCTCGACCCGGCAAAGGGCGGTGGTTGTGGGGGCTGTCGGGGCTTCTGGGTTTGGCGCTGCTCTTTTCGACCCAATCGCGCGGCGGCTGGTTGGGGGCCTTGGCCGGTTGTGTCCTCGTCTGCGGGCTGCTCATCCGGCTGGACCGGCGGGCCTGGCTTGCCCTGGGGGCGGCGGCCGGTGTGATTTTTGCTGTCGGTGCTCTGTCGCTCACCTTTGCCAGTACCAAATCGCAGTTGTTTTTGCAGGGCCGCGACATCAGCGCCGCCCAGCGGTGGGTTTTCTGGCAGACGGGGGTGCGCCTGTGGCTCGATCACCCGCTGTTTGGCGTGGGCCAGGGGGTGACCGGTTTTTTGTTCCCGGGCTACCGCAGCGAGATCGACCCCTGGATGGCCCGCACGGCCCAACAACTGCACAGCACTCCCGTACATCTGCTCGCCGAAACCGGTCTGGCGGGTCTGGCCGCCTACCTGGGGTGGCTGGGGGGTTGCGCGCTGGCCCTCGGGCGCCTGGTGAGCCGCGAACGGACCGCTGCTGTTGCCCTGGCGGGTGCTCTGGCGGGTTATGCCGTCTCCAGCCTCACCGACTTTCAGCTCGAAAATCCGGCGATTGCGCTGACGCTGGTGCTGCTGGCTGCCGAACTGGTGCGGTTGAGCCATCCCGAACCGCCCCCGGCTGTACCTGGATTGCGACCGCTGGCCGTCCTGCTGCTTGCCGCCGTGCTCTCGGGCTGGGTGCGCATCGACCAGGGCTGGCAAAAGGCGGACCAGGCCTTTGCCCTGCGCCGCCGGGGCGACATCCCTGCCTTTATCGAAGCGATGCGGCAGGCCGAAAGCCTCGATCCCCGCCAGCCTTACTATCCGCTGCAAACGGCCCAGGCGCTGCTTTTTGCCGCCCGCGGGCTGGAGGAAGCGGATCCGCGCCGGGGGCAGTGGATCGCCGTTGCCAATCGGGCCGCTGAGCGGGCTGTCCGGCTGTTGCCCACCGACCCTTTTACCCTGACCGCCTCCGGCTGGCTGCACTACTACCGGGGAGAACTTTCCCAGGCGGCCGGACGCTTTCGCGAGGCGTTGCGCTATGACCCGACGACCACCGCGACGCTGCGGTTGGGCCTCGGCCTGACCCTGGCGGCCCAGGGCGAGACCGAGGCGGCCCTGCCGCACCTCAAAGCCGAGCTGTTGCTCTTCCCGGATCAGTGGACCGACGATCGCTGGCACACCGGGGCGCTCAGCGCCCTGGCTCCCCGCCTCGCCCGCGAGGCGCTTGCCGTCTACGACCGGCTTCTGGCGCGCTACCCGGCGGAGCACGACGCGCTCTACCTGCGCTCGACGCTCTGGTTGTGGCTCGGTCGTCCCGACCAGGCTCTCCAAAGCCTGAATGCCATGCCTGCCACCCAGACGGTCCAGCCCGACATGCCCGTCGCCCTGCGCCTGCCCTGGCGCGTCACGGCCGGCCGGGCGGCGGGTCTGCGCGTCCTGGCGCTGCGGCAGGCGGGTCGGCGCGAGCAGGCGGAAGAAGCGATCGAAGCGTTGGCCGACTCCGAACCGAGAACAGCCCGCTGTCTGAGCGACACATTTGCCAGGCCGCCGGCCCAAGCGAAGGAGCGCTACTACGTCGCCAACGGCCAGGATTATTTTTTGTTGCGCCGCACCGGCGGCCCGGTGCTCGAATTTTATGAGCCGCTGCATCTGAAGAGCTGGGCGGCGATGGACTGTGTCACCTATGGCGGTGATGGACGCAACTGGCGGCTGCCGACAGCAGATTGGTTGCCGGTTCAATAG
- a CDS encoding DUF29 domain-containing protein produces MASTSHYLTAVEIQHALEDGDLQAAREGIAALTEAMSRSDRRALRSQLIRLMAHIIKWETQPERRTRSWLVTIHGSRREIEDLCEDTPSLTRKVIEEELWPKCLSAALREAEDEMGVQAKRGELSWQAVFETEYHLPLDGEQPDL; encoded by the coding sequence TTGGCAAGCACATCGCACTATCTGACGGCTGTGGAGATCCAGCATGCCCTCGAAGATGGTGACCTCCAGGCGGCCCGCGAAGGCATCGCCGCCCTTACCGAGGCGATGAGCCGCTCGGACAGACGCGCCTTGCGCTCACAGCTGATTCGATTGATGGCGCACATCATCAAGTGGGAAACTCAACCCGAGCGCCGCACACGCAGCTGGCTTGTCACTATCCACGGCAGCCGCCGCGAAATCGAAGATCTTTGCGAAGATACGCCATCGCTTACCCGAAAAGTGATCGAGGAAGAGCTCTGGCCGAAGTGTCTGTCGGCGGCGCTGCGCGAAGCTGAGGACGAAATGGGAGTCCAGGCCAAGCGGGGGGAATTGAGCTGGCAGGCGGTGTTTGAAACCGAGTACCACTTGCCGTTGGACGGCGAACAGCCCGATTTGTAG
- a CDS encoding Uma2 family endonuclease gives MFQYNPAEPLPTVEQLPDSDGKPVDNELQVEVAGLLSAILSLAWAGRTDWFFGANLGLYYAPDEEPVVPDGFLSLGVQRHKGEHGRPSYVVWEEGALPVLVLEIVSRTYRGEYGSKLTLYQQLAIPYYVIYNPMRRRQQSPFAAYRLVDGNYHRQEAEPFWMQEVGLGLGRGEGTYKGWQREWLYWFNQDGRRLSTPEEQMEQERAKIAALERRLRQLGEDPVGL, from the coding sequence ATGTTTCAGTACAACCCTGCCGAGCCTTTACCCACCGTCGAGCAATTGCCCGACTCGGACGGAAAACCCGTGGACAATGAGCTTCAGGTAGAAGTGGCCGGTTTGTTGTCCGCGATTCTCTCGCTGGCCTGGGCCGGTCGCACGGACTGGTTTTTCGGTGCGAACCTGGGCCTCTACTATGCTCCTGATGAGGAGCCGGTGGTCCCCGACGGCTTCTTGAGTCTGGGGGTACAGCGACACAAAGGTGAGCACGGCCGCCCCAGCTATGTTGTCTGGGAAGAGGGTGCCCTGCCGGTACTTGTGCTGGAAATCGTCTCCCGGACGTACCGGGGCGAGTACGGCAGCAAACTGACGCTCTACCAGCAGTTGGCTATTCCTTACTACGTGATTTACAACCCCATGCGCCGTCGCCAGCAAAGCCCTTTTGCTGCGTACCGGCTTGTCGACGGCAATTATCACCGGCAGGAGGCGGAGCCCTTCTGGATGCAGGAAGTGGGCCTGGGTCTCGGACGCGGCGAAGGCACCTACAAAGGCTGGCAGCGCGAGTGGCTTTACTGGTTCAACCAAGACGGCCGTAGGCTGTCCACTCCCGAAGAACAGATGGAGCAAGAGCGGGCAAAGATTGCCGCTTTGGAGCGGCGGCTGCGGCAGTTGGGCGAGGATCCCGTAGGGTTGTAG
- the metK gene encoding methionine adenosyltransferase, translating to MSRYLFSSESVTEGHPDKICDQISDTILDALLTQDPRSRVAAEVVVNTGMVVVTGEITTEANVNFTKLVRNKIREIGYTDADNGFSADSCAVFLALDEQSPEIAQGVSCALEVRASEEDALDRIGAGDQGLMFGFACTETPELMPLPISVAHRLTRRLAQVRKDGTLAYLKPDGKAQVTIEYERKDGIDRPVRIDTILISTQHAAVIDNLSDNDAVQARIKADLEAHVIGPVFADLAIRPDAQTRLLVNPSGRFVIGGPQGDSGLTGRKIIVDTYGGYARHGGGAFSGKDPTKVDRSAAYAARYVAKNIVAAELADRCEVQVAYAIGVARPVSIFVETFGTGRVSDEALMLLVREHFDLRPAAILRDFDLCRLPALRGGRFYQDVAAYGHLGRPDLDLPWERTDKAAILKQAIQTAAAV from the coding sequence TTGTCACGCTACCTGTTTTCCTCAGAGTCGGTCACCGAAGGCCATCCAGACAAGATCTGCGACCAGATCTCCGATACCATCCTCGATGCGCTATTGACCCAAGATCCCCGTTCGCGGGTGGCGGCCGAGGTGGTCGTCAACACCGGCATGGTGGTGGTCACCGGTGAAATCACCACCGAGGCCAACGTCAATTTCACCAAGCTGGTGCGCAACAAAATTCGCGAAATCGGCTACACCGACGCCGACAACGGCTTCAGCGCCGATTCGTGTGCGGTGTTTCTGGCCCTCGACGAGCAGTCGCCGGAGATTGCCCAGGGGGTCAGCTGTGCCCTGGAGGTGCGCGCGAGCGAAGAGGACGCCCTCGACCGCATCGGGGCGGGGGATCAGGGCTTGATGTTCGGCTTTGCCTGCACCGAGACACCGGAGTTAATGCCTTTGCCCATCAGCGTCGCCCACCGGCTCACCCGCCGCCTCGCCCAGGTGCGCAAGGACGGTACCCTTGCCTACTTGAAACCGGACGGCAAAGCCCAGGTGACCATCGAATACGAGCGCAAGGACGGCATCGACCGGCCCGTGCGCATCGACACGATCTTGATCTCCACCCAGCACGCCGCTGTGATCGACAATCTCAGCGACAACGACGCAGTGCAGGCGCGCATCAAAGCGGATCTTGAGGCCCACGTGATCGGCCCGGTCTTCGCGGATCTGGCCATCCGCCCCGACGCCCAGACCCGCCTGCTGGTCAATCCCTCCGGCCGGTTTGTAATCGGCGGTCCCCAGGGAGACTCCGGTCTTACTGGCCGCAAGATCATCGTGGACACCTACGGCGGCTACGCCCGCCACGGCGGCGGCGCCTTCTCGGGCAAAGATCCCACCAAGGTGGACCGCTCCGCCGCCTACGCGGCGCGCTACGTCGCCAAAAACATCGTGGCGGCGGAACTGGCCGACCGCTGCGAGGTGCAGGTGGCCTACGCCATCGGGGTTGCCCGACCGGTGAGCATTTTTGTGGAGACCTTCGGCACCGGCCGCGTCTCGGACGAAGCTTTGATGCTGCTGGTGCGAGAGCACTTCGATTTGCGCCCGGCAGCCATCCTCCGCGACTTCGACCTGTGCCGTTTGCCTGCCCTGCGCGGCGGTCGCTTCTACCAGGACGTAGCTGCCTACGGCCACCTGGGGCGCCCCGACCTCGACTTGCCTTGGGAGCGCACCGACAAAGCGGCGATCCTCAAGCAGGCGATCCAGACTGCGGCGGCGGTGTAG